The nucleotide sequence CAATCATAGCTTTTTTAATTACTTCTTATATTTCCTGCTCCGTGACATACAGGAGCTAGCGGGTACGTTTTTCTTTTTCCCCAAAAAAAAGAAACCTATCGTTTATAAACCTATCCTATTTGATGCTAATATGCCCTAAGAAAACAGGGGGAGGGGACGGTAAACTGAACAAGTTATTTGACTAATAAACTGTATGCAAAGCCCGCTATTGTCTGGAAAATACTTTTAAGAAATAATACCGAAAGTGGCATTTTATATTTACTTTCCATATTAGTTAATTTTTAAAAAAAATGATTATTGATTAGTGAATAAATACATAAAGTTTGTAAATTGCAATTATGAAAGCAAAATACAAACCATCTGATTACGAAGCCTTCCGGAAGCGCTGCATAGAGATGAAAGAAGCCGGCTGGCGTCAGAAGGACATATCGGTCGCCCTTGGGCTAACCGAAGGCTGGGTCAGCCAAACTTTAAAGAAGTACCGAGAATCAGGTGCGCCGGGTCTTTTGGCCCGCAAGGCTACGGGTGCCCCACCCCGTTTGACTGCCGATCAATTGGAAAAGCTGGTGGAGGAACTCAAAAGGGGAGCACAGTACCACGGGTTTAGCGGAGAGGTATGGACCCGACAGCGAGTTAATTCGTTGATTGAAAGAATGTTCGATGTGAGCTATGACCCGACCCAAGTGGGCCGTATCCTGAAAAAACTGGGATGGAGTTTACAGAAGCCTGTCAAGAAAGCTCGACAGCAAGATAAGCAGAAGGTCGAGCAGTGGCGGGATGAGGTACTTCCAGGACTAAAAAAAAGCTGAGGATGAGAATCGGGTCATCCTATGTGTCGATGAATCAGGGTTTTAGCTGCTTCCCTTTGTCAGCCGCACCTGGGCGCCGAGGGGCCGGACGCCCGTCATCGAGGAAAAGACAGGTAAGGAGCACATGATCGGACGGCCGAAGCCGCGTGATCGCCGCGATGGCACCCAACGGGCGGCTGTACGTGAGCGGTCAGAACAAGTCATACAACGGCGAGGGGATAGTCAGCTTTCTGGAATACCTGTGTCGCAAGTACCGACGCAAGAACCTGATGGTCATTTGGGATGGGGCGACCATCCACCGCTGCCACGAGGTCAAGGACTTCCTCTCACGCAAGAAGGGCAGGGTTCACCTGGTAGCCCTGCCGGGCTACAGCCAGAGTTGAACCCCGTCGAGTTGCTGTGGAGCCAACTGAAGAGGGATTTGAAGAACACGGTGTTCCTCAGTTTGGAAGACCTGACAAGGGTGCTGGTAGAAAAAATAGAAGAGATCAGAAATGACACCGAATTGCTCGTCTCATTCTTCCATAAGAAAGAGATAGCTCTCTTTACAGGTTAATTCACCTATCAATAATATGCTTAATAGGTATTTATATTCGGCTCATTTTACAAATGATTTATTTAAGGAGTATTAGTGATTACTACACTAGACAAAACGGCAATAGTACTCATCATTGCGGCAGGGAGCGTCGTTATACGTGATGTTCCAGACAATGTGATCGTTGCTGGATTTCCAGCAATTATGGTGAAATATTTGAAAGAATATGAAAAAATATAAAGTTGTCACCGTTGCAACCAGCAGTCGGACACGGGGTGGTATTACGTCTGTCATTAATGCTTATCGGCAATCGACTCTTTGGACAGATTGGAATATGGTTTGGATTGAAACTCACATCGACCGATCTAAGATAGCCAAGCTGTGGATTTTGATTAAAGGACTATTCATCTTTCTCTATCACCTACCGTCGGCTAATTTGATTCACCTCCATTTTAGTGAACCCGTATCCGCCGTTCGGAAATTATTATTTGTGTTTCTGACGAAATTATTCCATAAAAAATTGCTTGTGCATTTTCACGCATTTAGCACAAACACAACCATTCATGGTAGGGTCAGTTTTGTTTACAAATACATTTTTCGAAATGCCGATAAGATTATTGTATTATCTAATTACTGGAGAGAAGAAATCGCCCATAAATGGCCCTATTTAACTAACAAAATAATGGTCATATATAACCCCTGTACACAGGTAAAGCCAATGTTAATCGAGCGGCAGAATGCCATTTTATTCGCCGGAACGGTCAATCAACGCAAAGGCTATCAGGATTTAATTAAGGCTTTCGCTGCCGTGAAAGATGATCATCCTAACTGGAAATTAGTTTTCGCCGGTAACGGTGAGATTGAAGCGGCCAAACAACTGGCGAAAACCTTACAGATTGATACGAATGTTGAGTTTTTAGGTTGGGTAAGCGGTTCTAGTAAGGATATGGCGTTCCGCCAGTCATCCATTTTTTGTCTGCCGAGTTATGCCGAGGGGCTTCCAATGGCTATGCTTGATGCGTTTTCCTATGGACTGCCAGTAATCACTACTCCTGTGGGCGGAATTCCAGATTTGCTTACTGATTCTCAAAA is from Salmonirosea aquatica and encodes:
- a CDS encoding helix-turn-helix domain-containing protein; protein product: MKAKYKPSDYEAFRKRCIEMKEAGWRQKDISVALGLTEGWVSQTLKKYRESGAPGLLARKATGAPPRLTADQLEKLVEELKRGAQYHGFSGEVWTRQRVNSLIERMFDVSYDPTQVGRILKKLGWSLQKPVKKARQQDKQKVEQWRDEVLPGLKKS
- a CDS encoding transposase, whose protein sequence is MAPNGRLYVSGQNKSYNGEGIVSFLEYLCRKYRRKNLMVIWDGATIHRCHEVKDFLSRKKGRVHLVALPGYSQS
- a CDS encoding glycosyltransferase family 4 protein yields the protein MKKYKVVTVATSSRTRGGITSVINAYRQSTLWTDWNMVWIETHIDRSKIAKLWILIKGLFIFLYHLPSANLIHLHFSEPVSAVRKLLFVFLTKLFHKKLLVHFHAFSTNTTIHGRVSFVYKYIFRNADKIIVLSNYWREEIAHKWPYLTNKIMVIYNPCTQVKPMLIERQNAILFAGTVNQRKGYQDLIKAFAAVKDDHPNWKLVFAGNGEIEAAKQLAKTLQIDTNVEFLGWVSGSSKDMAFRQSSIFCLPSYAEGLPMAMLDAFSYGLPVITTPVGGIPDLLTDSQNALIYQPGDIRALSHCLTKCISDLAVRNSLAESSFKMSATTLNLTTITKELASIYQQMLA